A genome region from Triticum aestivum cultivar Chinese Spring chromosome 2B, IWGSC CS RefSeq v2.1, whole genome shotgun sequence includes the following:
- the LOC123043462 gene encoding acyl-[acyl-carrier-protein] desaturase 7, chloroplastic-like isoform X2, which yields MATSWLLRHPCPLARPWTRTRNDIGLQVTGITYCYCRASAGGRIMADMSMNTTNCTAEPALLPQADAADPPPRVSKRSPRTGRGAAVAARHEEEGTDDEWLMYLEPAKLEVFDHLEPWAEANVVPLLKPAEVAWQPTDLLPDLASLGADGFHAACFDISARAAGLPDAHLVCLVGNMVTEEALPTYQSIPNRFEAVRDLTGSSGTAWARWIRGWSAEENRHGDVLNKYLFLSGRVDMRQVERTIHNLIQSGMVMNAARSPYHGFIYVAFQERATSISHGNTARRAKEYGDVALARICGAIAADEKRHELAYTRIVGKLFEIDPDGAVRALAYMMRRRIVMPASLMTDGRDGDLFAHYAAVAQQAGIYTASDYRSILEHLIKQWGVEELAAAELSDDGRRARDYVCALPQKIRRLEEKAHERSGQKAQPATSAPFSWIFDKPVNNTMG from the exons ATGGCGACGTCATGGCTCCTCAGACATCCTTGTCCACTTGCCAGGCCATGGACCAGAACAAGGAATGATATAGGTCTCCAAGTGACCGGCATCACCTACTGCTACTG TAGGGCCAGTGCAGGAGGAAGAATCATGGCGGATATGAGTATGAACACCACCAACTGCACGGCAGAACCCGCCCTTCTACCCCAAGCTGATGCTGCCGACCCTCCTCCTAGAGTTAGTAAGAGAAGCCCGCGCACTGGCCGTGGCGCCGCCGTTGCGGCTAGGCACGAAGAGGAGGGCACAGACGACGAGTGGCTCATGTACCTGGAGCCGGCGAAGCTAGAGGTGTTCGACCATCTGGAGCCTTGGGCGGAGGCGAACGTGGTGCCGCTCCTTAAGCCTGCGGAGGTGGCGTGGCAGCCGACGGACTTGCTGCCGGACCTGGCGTCGCTGGGCGCCGACGGCTTCCATGCGGCGTGCTTCGACATCAGCGCGCGCGCGGCCGGCCTGCCCGACGCGCACCTCGTGTGCCTCGTGGGGAACATGGTCACGGAGGAGGCACTGCCGACGTACCAGAGCATACCCAACCGCTTTGAGGCCGTGCGCGACCTCACCGGCTCCAGCGGCACTGCCTGGGCGCGATGGATCCGCGGCTGGTCTGCCGAGGAGAACCGCCACGGCGACGTGCTCAACAAGTACCTCTTCCTTTCCGGCCGCGTCGACATGCGGCAGGTCGAGAGAACCATCCACAACCTCATCCAGTCCGGCATGGTCATGAACGCTGCGCGGAGCCCCTACCACGGCTTCATCTACGTCGCCTTCCAGGAGCGTGCCACCTCCATCTCCCACGGCAACACAGCCCGTCGCGCCAAGGAGTACGGCGACGTGGCGCTCGCGCGCATATGCGGTGCCATCGCGGCTGACGAGAAGCGGCACGAGCTGGCCTACACGCGGATCGTGGGAAAGCTGTTCGAGATCGACCCGGACGGCGCCGTGCGTGCGCTGGCGTACATGATGCGCCGCCGGATCGTCATGCCGGCGTCCCTCATGACAGACGGCCGCGATGGTGACCTCTTCGCGCACTACGCGGCTGTGGCGCAGCAGGCCGGTATTTACACCGCCTCCGACTACCGTAGTATTTTGGAGCACCTGATAAAGCAGTGGGGTGTGGAAGAGCTGGCGGCGGCCGAACTCTCTGATGACGGGAGGCGTGCGCGGGACTACGTGTGCGCGTTGCCCCAAAAGATCCGCAGGTTGGAGGAGAAGGCTCACGAGCGCAGCGGCCAGAAAGCTCAGCCTGCAACATCGGCCCCGTTTAGCTGGATCTTTGATAAGCCTGTCAACAACACCATGGGGTAA
- the LOC123043462 gene encoding acyl-[acyl-carrier-protein] desaturase 7, chloroplastic-like isoform X1, with the protein MATSWLLRHPCPLARPWTRTRNDIGLQVTGITYCYWRCSRASAGGRIMADMSMNTTNCTAEPALLPQADAADPPPRVSKRSPRTGRGAAVAARHEEEGTDDEWLMYLEPAKLEVFDHLEPWAEANVVPLLKPAEVAWQPTDLLPDLASLGADGFHAACFDISARAAGLPDAHLVCLVGNMVTEEALPTYQSIPNRFEAVRDLTGSSGTAWARWIRGWSAEENRHGDVLNKYLFLSGRVDMRQVERTIHNLIQSGMVMNAARSPYHGFIYVAFQERATSISHGNTARRAKEYGDVALARICGAIAADEKRHELAYTRIVGKLFEIDPDGAVRALAYMMRRRIVMPASLMTDGRDGDLFAHYAAVAQQAGIYTASDYRSILEHLIKQWGVEELAAAELSDDGRRARDYVCALPQKIRRLEEKAHERSGQKAQPATSAPFSWIFDKPVNNTMG; encoded by the exons ATGGCGACGTCATGGCTCCTCAGACATCCTTGTCCACTTGCCAGGCCATGGACCAGAACAAGGAATGATATAGGTCTCCAAGTGACCGGCATCACCTACTGCTACTG GAGATGCAGTAGGGCCAGTGCAGGAGGAAGAATCATGGCGGATATGAGTATGAACACCACCAACTGCACGGCAGAACCCGCCCTTCTACCCCAAGCTGATGCTGCCGACCCTCCTCCTAGAGTTAGTAAGAGAAGCCCGCGCACTGGCCGTGGCGCCGCCGTTGCGGCTAGGCACGAAGAGGAGGGCACAGACGACGAGTGGCTCATGTACCTGGAGCCGGCGAAGCTAGAGGTGTTCGACCATCTGGAGCCTTGGGCGGAGGCGAACGTGGTGCCGCTCCTTAAGCCTGCGGAGGTGGCGTGGCAGCCGACGGACTTGCTGCCGGACCTGGCGTCGCTGGGCGCCGACGGCTTCCATGCGGCGTGCTTCGACATCAGCGCGCGCGCGGCCGGCCTGCCCGACGCGCACCTCGTGTGCCTCGTGGGGAACATGGTCACGGAGGAGGCACTGCCGACGTACCAGAGCATACCCAACCGCTTTGAGGCCGTGCGCGACCTCACCGGCTCCAGCGGCACTGCCTGGGCGCGATGGATCCGCGGCTGGTCTGCCGAGGAGAACCGCCACGGCGACGTGCTCAACAAGTACCTCTTCCTTTCCGGCCGCGTCGACATGCGGCAGGTCGAGAGAACCATCCACAACCTCATCCAGTCCGGCATGGTCATGAACGCTGCGCGGAGCCCCTACCACGGCTTCATCTACGTCGCCTTCCAGGAGCGTGCCACCTCCATCTCCCACGGCAACACAGCCCGTCGCGCCAAGGAGTACGGCGACGTGGCGCTCGCGCGCATATGCGGTGCCATCGCGGCTGACGAGAAGCGGCACGAGCTGGCCTACACGCGGATCGTGGGAAAGCTGTTCGAGATCGACCCGGACGGCGCCGTGCGTGCGCTGGCGTACATGATGCGCCGCCGGATCGTCATGCCGGCGTCCCTCATGACAGACGGCCGCGATGGTGACCTCTTCGCGCACTACGCGGCTGTGGCGCAGCAGGCCGGTATTTACACCGCCTCCGACTACCGTAGTATTTTGGAGCACCTGATAAAGCAGTGGGGTGTGGAAGAGCTGGCGGCGGCCGAACTCTCTGATGACGGGAGGCGTGCGCGGGACTACGTGTGCGCGTTGCCCCAAAAGATCCGCAGGTTGGAGGAGAAGGCTCACGAGCGCAGCGGCCAGAAAGCTCAGCCTGCAACATCGGCCCCGTTTAGCTGGATCTTTGATAAGCCTGTCAACAACACCATGGGGTAA